One Meriones unguiculatus strain TT.TT164.6M chromosome 5, Bangor_MerUng_6.1, whole genome shotgun sequence DNA segment encodes these proteins:
- the Ing4 gene encoding inhibitor of growth protein 4 isoform X1 yields MAAGMYLEHYLDSIENLPFELQRNFQLMRDLDQRTEDLKAEIDKLATEYMSSARSLSSEEKLALLRQIQEAYGKCKEFGDDKVQLAMQTYEMVDKHIRRLDTDLARFEADLKEKQIESSDYDSSSSKGKKKGRTQKEKKAARARSKGKNSDEEAPKAAQKKLKLVRTSPEYGMPSVTFGSVHPSDVLDMPVDPNEPTYCLCHQVSYGEMIGCDNPDCSIEWFHFACVGLTTKPRGKWFCPRCSQERKKK; encoded by the exons ATGGCTGCTGGGATGTATTTGGAACATTATCTGGACA gTATTGAAAACCTCCCATTTGAATTACAGAGAAACTTTCAGCTCATGAGGGATCTAGACCAAAGGACAGAGG ACCTGAAGGCTGAAATTGACAAGTTGGCCACTGAATATATGAGTAGCGCCCGCAGCCTGAGCTCCGAGGAAAAACTGGCCCTTCTCAGACAGATCCAGGAGGCCTATGGCAAGTGCAAGGAATTTGGTGACGACAAGGTGCAGCTTGCCATGCAGACCTATGAGATG GTGGACAAACACATTCGGCGGCTGGACACGGACCTGGCCCGTTTTGAGGCTGATCTGAAGGAAAAACAGATCGAGTCAAGTGACTATGACAGCTCTTCCAGCAAAGGCAAAAAGA AAGGCCGGactcaaaaggagaaaaaagctGCCCGAGCCCGTTCCAAAGGGAAAAACTCAGATGAAGAGGCCCCCAAGGCTGCCCAGAAGAAGTTAAAACTTGTACGCAC AAGTCCTGAGTATGGGATGCCCTCAGTGACCTTTGGCAGTGTCCACCCCTCTGATGTGTTGGATATGCCTGTGGATCCCAACGAACCCACATATTGCCTTTGTCACCAGGTCTCCTATGGAGAGATGATTGGCTGTGACAACCCAGAT TGTTCCATCGAGTGGTTCCACTTTGCCTGTGTGGGGCTGACAACCAAGCCTCGAGGGAAATG GTTTTGCCCACGCTGCTCCCAAGAACGAAAGAAGAAATAG
- the Ing4 gene encoding inhibitor of growth protein 4 isoform X3 — MAAGMYLEHYLDSIENLPFELQRNFQLMRDLDQRTEDLKAEIDKLATEYMSSARSLSSEEKLALLRQIQEAYGKCKEFGDDKVQLAMQTYEMVDKHIRRLDTDLARFEADLKEKQIESSDYDSSSSKEGRTQKEKKAARARSKGKNSDEEAPKAAQKKLKLVRTSPEYGMPSVTFGSVHPSDVLDMPVDPNEPTYCLCHQVSYGEMIGCDNPDCSIEWFHFACVGLTTKPRGKWFCPRCSQERKKK, encoded by the exons ATGGCTGCTGGGATGTATTTGGAACATTATCTGGACA gTATTGAAAACCTCCCATTTGAATTACAGAGAAACTTTCAGCTCATGAGGGATCTAGACCAAAGGACAGAGG ACCTGAAGGCTGAAATTGACAAGTTGGCCACTGAATATATGAGTAGCGCCCGCAGCCTGAGCTCCGAGGAAAAACTGGCCCTTCTCAGACAGATCCAGGAGGCCTATGGCAAGTGCAAGGAATTTGGTGACGACAAGGTGCAGCTTGCCATGCAGACCTATGAGATG GTGGACAAACACATTCGGCGGCTGGACACGGACCTGGCCCGTTTTGAGGCTGATCTGAAGGAAAAACAGATCGAGTCAAGTGACTATGACAGCTCTTCCAGCAAAG AAGGCCGGactcaaaaggagaaaaaagctGCCCGAGCCCGTTCCAAAGGGAAAAACTCAGATGAAGAGGCCCCCAAGGCTGCCCAGAAGAAGTTAAAACTTGTACGCAC AAGTCCTGAGTATGGGATGCCCTCAGTGACCTTTGGCAGTGTCCACCCCTCTGATGTGTTGGATATGCCTGTGGATCCCAACGAACCCACATATTGCCTTTGTCACCAGGTCTCCTATGGAGAGATGATTGGCTGTGACAACCCAGAT TGTTCCATCGAGTGGTTCCACTTTGCCTGTGTGGGGCTGACAACCAAGCCTCGAGGGAAATG GTTTTGCCCACGCTGCTCCCAAGAACGAAAGAAGAAATAG
- the Ing4 gene encoding inhibitor of growth protein 4 isoform X2, translating into MAAGMYLEHYLDSIENLPFELQRNFQLMRDLDQRTEDLKAEIDKLATEYMSSARSLSSEEKLALLRQIQEAYGKCKEFGDDKVQLAMQTYEMVDKHIRRLDTDLARFEADLKEKQIESSDYDSSSSKGKKSRTQKEKKAARARSKGKNSDEEAPKAAQKKLKLVRTSPEYGMPSVTFGSVHPSDVLDMPVDPNEPTYCLCHQVSYGEMIGCDNPDCSIEWFHFACVGLTTKPRGKWFCPRCSQERKKK; encoded by the exons ATGGCTGCTGGGATGTATTTGGAACATTATCTGGACA gTATTGAAAACCTCCCATTTGAATTACAGAGAAACTTTCAGCTCATGAGGGATCTAGACCAAAGGACAGAGG ACCTGAAGGCTGAAATTGACAAGTTGGCCACTGAATATATGAGTAGCGCCCGCAGCCTGAGCTCCGAGGAAAAACTGGCCCTTCTCAGACAGATCCAGGAGGCCTATGGCAAGTGCAAGGAATTTGGTGACGACAAGGTGCAGCTTGCCATGCAGACCTATGAGATG GTGGACAAACACATTCGGCGGCTGGACACGGACCTGGCCCGTTTTGAGGCTGATCTGAAGGAAAAACAGATCGAGTCAAGTGACTATGACAGCTCTTCCAGCAAAGGCAAAAAGA GCCGGactcaaaaggagaaaaaagctGCCCGAGCCCGTTCCAAAGGGAAAAACTCAGATGAAGAGGCCCCCAAGGCTGCCCAGAAGAAGTTAAAACTTGTACGCAC AAGTCCTGAGTATGGGATGCCCTCAGTGACCTTTGGCAGTGTCCACCCCTCTGATGTGTTGGATATGCCTGTGGATCCCAACGAACCCACATATTGCCTTTGTCACCAGGTCTCCTATGGAGAGATGATTGGCTGTGACAACCCAGAT TGTTCCATCGAGTGGTTCCACTTTGCCTGTGTGGGGCTGACAACCAAGCCTCGAGGGAAATG GTTTTGCCCACGCTGCTCCCAAGAACGAAAGAAGAAATAG
- the Ing4 gene encoding inhibitor of growth protein 4 isoform X4, translating to MAAGMYLEHYLDSIENLPFELQRNFQLMRDLDQRTEDLKAEIDKLATEYMSSARSLSSEEKLALLRQIQEAYGKCKEFGDDKVQLAMQTYEMVDKHIRRLDTDLARFEADLKEKQIESSDYDSSSSKGRTQKEKKAARARSKGKNSDEEAPKAAQKKLKLVRTSPEYGMPSVTFGSVHPSDVLDMPVDPNEPTYCLCHQVSYGEMIGCDNPDCSIEWFHFACVGLTTKPRGKWFCPRCSQERKKK from the exons ATGGCTGCTGGGATGTATTTGGAACATTATCTGGACA gTATTGAAAACCTCCCATTTGAATTACAGAGAAACTTTCAGCTCATGAGGGATCTAGACCAAAGGACAGAGG ACCTGAAGGCTGAAATTGACAAGTTGGCCACTGAATATATGAGTAGCGCCCGCAGCCTGAGCTCCGAGGAAAAACTGGCCCTTCTCAGACAGATCCAGGAGGCCTATGGCAAGTGCAAGGAATTTGGTGACGACAAGGTGCAGCTTGCCATGCAGACCTATGAGATG GTGGACAAACACATTCGGCGGCTGGACACGGACCTGGCCCGTTTTGAGGCTGATCTGAAGGAAAAACAGATCGAGTCAAGTGACTATGACAGCTCTTCCAGCAAAG GCCGGactcaaaaggagaaaaaagctGCCCGAGCCCGTTCCAAAGGGAAAAACTCAGATGAAGAGGCCCCCAAGGCTGCCCAGAAGAAGTTAAAACTTGTACGCAC AAGTCCTGAGTATGGGATGCCCTCAGTGACCTTTGGCAGTGTCCACCCCTCTGATGTGTTGGATATGCCTGTGGATCCCAACGAACCCACATATTGCCTTTGTCACCAGGTCTCCTATGGAGAGATGATTGGCTGTGACAACCCAGAT TGTTCCATCGAGTGGTTCCACTTTGCCTGTGTGGGGCTGACAACCAAGCCTCGAGGGAAATG GTTTTGCCCACGCTGCTCCCAAGAACGAAAGAAGAAATAG
- the Acrbp gene encoding acrosin-binding protein isoform X1, whose amino-acid sequence MMKLAASFLLLILEVRLLPVTPGPEDSATNSTPGSPLSATEYERFFALLTPTWKAETTCRLRATHGCRNPTLVQLDQYENHGLVPDGAVCSDLPYASWFESFCQFSQYRCSNHVYYAKRVRCSQPVSILSPNTLKEADSPAEVPPTSVTTPMISHATATERQAFQPWPERLNNNVEELLQSSLSLGGKEQDSSQKQEPGQRKQDQGEERKKDEGQERDEEEEEEEEEETKEEGQGTEEGLESMSSLQSGLEPKFQSEVLSSNPSSFTPRVREVDSAPLMMENIQELIRSAQEMDEMNKLYDDSSRSQSTGSLLQLPHTETLMVLCYSIMENTCTMTPTAKAWSYMEEEILGFGDSVCDSLGRRHTAACPLCAFCSLKLEQCNSEANVRRQQCNASHKIPFISPYLSAQSISTGNQAKIPQRGRFGGLDMYGGLSSDFWCSRLAMKGCEDERVSNWLKAEFLSFQEGDLPTKICDTDYVQYPNYCSFKSQQCLMKNQNRKVSRMRCMLNETYNVLSPEKSEEIILRWNQEFNTLFLGQFG is encoded by the exons ATGATGAAACTAGCTGCTAGCTTCCTTCTGCTGATTCTGGAAG TGCGGCTCCTGCCTGTAACACCTGGTCCAGAGGATTCAGCGACCAACTCCACTCCAGGCAGCCCCCTCTCAGCCACTGAATATGAACGCTTCTTCGCCCTGCTGACCCCAACCTGGAAAGCAGAGACCACTTGCCGCCTTCGTGCAACCCACGGCTGCCGGAACCCCACCCTCGTCCAGCTGGACCAATATGAAAACCACGGACTGGTACCAGATG GTGCTGTCTGCTCTGACCTCCCGTACGCTTCCTGGTTTGAGTCCTTCTGCCAGTTTTCTCAATATCGTTGCTCCAACCACGTCTACTATGCCAAG AGGGTCCGGTGTTCCCAGCCAGTCTCCATCCTATCCCCCAACACTCTCAAGGAGGCGGACTCCCCAGCAGAAGTTCCTCCCACTTCCGTGACCACCCCGATGATATCCCATGCCACAG CCACAGAACGCCAGGCCTTCCAGCCTTGGCCTGAGCGGCTCAACAACAATGTGGAGGAGCTGCTCCAGTCCTCCTTGTCTCTGGGAGGCAAGGAGCAGGACAGTAGTCAAAAGCAAGAGCCGGGACAGCGCAAGCAGGATCAGGGAGAAGAGCGCAAGAAAGATGAAGGGCAGGAGCGAgacgaggaggaagaggaggaagaggaagaggaaacaaaggaggaggggcaggggacagaggagggTCTGGAGTCCATGTCCAGCCTGCAGTCAGGCCTAGAACCCAAGTTTCAGTCTGAGGTCCTGTCTTCCAACCCTTCCTCCTTTACTCCCCGGGTCCGAGAAGTGGACTCTGCCCCATTGATGATGGAGAACATCCAGGAGCTCATTCGCTCAGCCCAAGAAATGGATGAAATGAACAAACTGTACGATGACTCCTCAAGAAGCCAAAGCACTGGCAG CCTCCTGCAGCTGCCCCACACGGAGACCTTGATGGTGCTATGCTATTCCATTATGGAGAATACCTGCACCATGACTCCCACAGCCAAGGCCTGGAGCTACATGGAGGAGGAGATCCTTGGCTTCGGGGATTCG GTCTGTGACAGTCTCGGAAGGCGACATACAGCTGCCTGTCCCCTCTGTGCCTTCTGCTCCCTGAAGCTGGAGCAGTGCAACAGTGAGGCCAACGTGAGGCGACAGCAGTGTAACGCATCCCACAAGATACCCTTCATCAGCCCCTACCTCTCAGCCCAGAGCATATCCACCGGCAACCAG GCAAAGATCCCACAAAGAGGCCGCTTTGGTGGGCTGGATATGTACGGAGGGCTCAGCTCAGACTTCTGGTGTAGCCGGCTTGCCATGAAGGGCTGTGAAGATGAGCGAGTCTCCAACTGGCTCAAGGCTGAGTTCCTTAGCTTCCAGGAAGGGGATCTCCCCACGAAG ATTTGTGACACAGACTATGTCCAGTACCCAAACTACTGTTCCTTCAAAAGCCAACAGTGCCTgatgaaaaaccaaaacagaaag GTGTCCCGAATGAGATGTATGCTGAACGAGACCTACAATGTGCTGAGCCCGGAGAAGAGCGAGGAGATCATACTTCGATGGAACCAAGAGTTCAACACTTTGTTTCTAGGCCAGTTTGGATGA
- the Acrbp gene encoding acrosin-binding protein isoform X2, producing MMKLAASFLLLILEVRLLPVTPGPEDSATNSTPGSPLSATEYERFFALLTPTWKAETTCRLRATHGCRNPTLVQLDQYENHGLVPDGAVCSDLPYASWFESFCQFSQYRCSNHVYYAKRVRCSQPVSILSPNTLKEADSPAEVPPTSVTTPMISHATATERQAFQPWPERLNNNVEELLQSSLSLGGKEQDSSQKQEPGQRKQDQGEERKKDEGQERDEEEEEEEEEETKEEGQGTEEGLESMSSLQSGLEPKFQSEVLSSNPSSFTPRVREVDSAPLMMENIQELIRSAQEMDEMNKLYDDSSRSQSTGSLLQLPHTETLMVLCYSIMENTCTMTPTAKAWSYMEEEILGFGDSVCDSLGRRHTAACPLCAFCSLKLEQCNSEANVRRQQCNASHKIPFISPYLSAQSISTGNQAKIPQRGRFGGLDMYGGLSSDFWCSRLAMKGCEDERVSNWLKAEFLSFQEGDLPTKVSRMRCMLNETYNVLSPEKSEEIILRWNQEFNTLFLGQFG from the exons ATGATGAAACTAGCTGCTAGCTTCCTTCTGCTGATTCTGGAAG TGCGGCTCCTGCCTGTAACACCTGGTCCAGAGGATTCAGCGACCAACTCCACTCCAGGCAGCCCCCTCTCAGCCACTGAATATGAACGCTTCTTCGCCCTGCTGACCCCAACCTGGAAAGCAGAGACCACTTGCCGCCTTCGTGCAACCCACGGCTGCCGGAACCCCACCCTCGTCCAGCTGGACCAATATGAAAACCACGGACTGGTACCAGATG GTGCTGTCTGCTCTGACCTCCCGTACGCTTCCTGGTTTGAGTCCTTCTGCCAGTTTTCTCAATATCGTTGCTCCAACCACGTCTACTATGCCAAG AGGGTCCGGTGTTCCCAGCCAGTCTCCATCCTATCCCCCAACACTCTCAAGGAGGCGGACTCCCCAGCAGAAGTTCCTCCCACTTCCGTGACCACCCCGATGATATCCCATGCCACAG CCACAGAACGCCAGGCCTTCCAGCCTTGGCCTGAGCGGCTCAACAACAATGTGGAGGAGCTGCTCCAGTCCTCCTTGTCTCTGGGAGGCAAGGAGCAGGACAGTAGTCAAAAGCAAGAGCCGGGACAGCGCAAGCAGGATCAGGGAGAAGAGCGCAAGAAAGATGAAGGGCAGGAGCGAgacgaggaggaagaggaggaagaggaagaggaaacaaaggaggaggggcaggggacagaggagggTCTGGAGTCCATGTCCAGCCTGCAGTCAGGCCTAGAACCCAAGTTTCAGTCTGAGGTCCTGTCTTCCAACCCTTCCTCCTTTACTCCCCGGGTCCGAGAAGTGGACTCTGCCCCATTGATGATGGAGAACATCCAGGAGCTCATTCGCTCAGCCCAAGAAATGGATGAAATGAACAAACTGTACGATGACTCCTCAAGAAGCCAAAGCACTGGCAG CCTCCTGCAGCTGCCCCACACGGAGACCTTGATGGTGCTATGCTATTCCATTATGGAGAATACCTGCACCATGACTCCCACAGCCAAGGCCTGGAGCTACATGGAGGAGGAGATCCTTGGCTTCGGGGATTCG GTCTGTGACAGTCTCGGAAGGCGACATACAGCTGCCTGTCCCCTCTGTGCCTTCTGCTCCCTGAAGCTGGAGCAGTGCAACAGTGAGGCCAACGTGAGGCGACAGCAGTGTAACGCATCCCACAAGATACCCTTCATCAGCCCCTACCTCTCAGCCCAGAGCATATCCACCGGCAACCAG GCAAAGATCCCACAAAGAGGCCGCTTTGGTGGGCTGGATATGTACGGAGGGCTCAGCTCAGACTTCTGGTGTAGCCGGCTTGCCATGAAGGGCTGTGAAGATGAGCGAGTCTCCAACTGGCTCAAGGCTGAGTTCCTTAGCTTCCAGGAAGGGGATCTCCCCACGAAG GTGTCCCGAATGAGATGTATGCTGAACGAGACCTACAATGTGCTGAGCCCGGAGAAGAGCGAGGAGATCATACTTCGATGGAACCAAGAGTTCAACACTTTGTTTCTAGGCCAGTTTGGATGA